One window from the genome of Nicotiana sylvestris chromosome 9, ASM39365v2, whole genome shotgun sequence encodes:
- the LOC138878319 gene encoding uncharacterized protein, which translates to MGSTIRQSIKTARLTNNEAEYEAMIAGLELDKCLGEEVIEAKCDSLLVVNQVNKNFEVREDKVQRYLGKIQVTLHRFKEWTLVHIPREQNREDDSLANLGSSVKEDDILPGAIVQLPKSVIEEGHTR; encoded by the coding sequence ATGGGCAGCACGattaggcaatctataaaaactgcaaggttgactaacaatgaagccgagtatgaggctatgattgcaggtctagaattggacAAATGCCTAGGAGAAGAGGTCATCGAAGCAAAATGTGATTCCCTTCTGGTGGTAAATCAGGTAAATAAGAacttcgaggttcgagaagacaAGGTGCAAAGATACCTAGGCAAAATTCAAGTCACATTGcaccgcttcaaagaatggactctggTGCATatacctcgagagcagaatagGGAGGACGATTCCCTCGCAAATCTGGGATCATCTGTCaaggaagatgacatactcccCGGGGCTATTGTTCAGCTACCTAAATCGGTGATCGAAGAAGGCCATACAAGATGA
- the LOC138878320 gene encoding uncharacterized protein, with protein sequence MVQGSRQWHEKFPFDLLGYRTTVRTLVGATPYLLVNGNEAVIHVEVEISSFWIVDEAEIDDDEWVKTRLEKISLIDEKRLAAVCHGQLYQKRMARAYNKKVRPQKFEVGQQVLKHIIPYQAEAKGKFASS encoded by the coding sequence ATGgtgcaaggttctaggcaatggcatgaaaagtttccctttgatttgttgggttaccgcactactgttcgcactttagtaggtgcaactccttatttgttggtaaaTGGTAATGAAGCAGTTATACACGTGGAAGTCGAAATTTCATCCTTTTGGATTGTTgatgaagctgaaattgatgatgatgagtgggtcaaaacccgtttggaaaaGATAAGTCTGATCGACGAGAAAAGACTGgcggcagtatgtcatggtcaattgtatcaaaaaagaatggcaagagcatacaacaagaaggtacgtccccagaaatttgaagtgggtcagcaagtactAAAACACATCATTCCATATCaggctgaagctaaaggcaagtttgcctcAAGCTAG
- the LOC138878321 gene encoding uncharacterized protein: MRAQALANHLAENPVDKEYEPLRTYFPNEEVMHIDKVEQDEKLGWKLFFDGAANIKGVGIGVVLIFETGHHYPVAAQLHFYCTNNMAEYEACILGLRLAIDMGVQGVLVLGDSDLLVHQIQGEWDTRDLKLIPYRQCLHDLCQRFRSVEFRQIPRIHNEVTDALATLASMLHHPDKAYVDPLHIQVRDQHAYCNVVEEELDG; encoded by the coding sequence atgagagcccaagcattggccaatcatttggctgagaacccggtgGATAAAGAGTATGAGccattgaggacttattttcctaatgaagaggtgatgcatattgacaaGGTGGAGCAAGATGAAAAgctaggttggaaacttttctttgatggagctgctaacataaAAGGTGTTGGAATAGGGGTTGTGCTCATTTTTGAAACAGGGCACCACTACCCTGTTGCAGCCCAActtcatttctattgtaccaataacatggctgagtacgaggcttgcattctaggtttgaggttagctatagATATGGGAGTCCAGGGAGTCTTGGTTTTAGGAGATTCGGATTtgttggtgcaccagattcagggagaatgggatactcgagatttaaagcttataccctatcgacaatgtttgcatgatctatGTCAACGATTCAGATCAGTAGAGTTTAGGCAAATTCctaggatccacaatgaggttaCCGATGCcttggctaccctagcgtcaatgttacaccatccggataaggcttatgttgaccctctgcatattcaagttcgtgatcagcatgcctattgtaATGTGGTTGAGGAGGAACTTGATGGTTAA